In Daucus carota subsp. sativus chromosome 4, DH1 v3.0, whole genome shotgun sequence, one DNA window encodes the following:
- the LOC135152117 gene encoding uncharacterized protein LOC135152117: protein MPDKYGPLFSDENIPHPPSSSAQPDAHPTSGPSQQGPVIKSAQTLNSGPSQKGPVETTSPKRVLRSSKSPSKPSPPPRKRRFLQNILDSDSDEAPPPPPPAKKQRKKIKPTNITDLTVEPPQSEDPIQALIPFSDQPSSAEPVLIEPISAVPLDTMAADIQMSESISACNDQPAVAKSDEVLKLNQESLIQHEDINAADTHVSDKTPDIPSQSEDAHIEVVLQMIQDSLIQTEANVAAPVQEVPIAATSDAATEALASHTLSIFVNEDDDDDDATEVTSVPIQASASPISDPVRELTPVKIDSPVQALSPVRDSTPTPVLASPIQHPISAQRKVCPMSYFKRMFRAPPPSVEDRLASIEATQTSMQHTLADFSSSIAQLVQVLTSADVKKGEKISKDKCKSDQQMTKKKARWR, encoded by the coding sequence ATGCCAGATAAGTATGGAccattattctctgatgagaatataccacaTCCTCCCTCTTCATCTGCTCAACCAGATGCTCatccaacctctggtccttctcaGCAAGGGCCAGTTATAAAATCTGCTCAAACCTTAaactctggtccttcccaaaaagggccagttgaaaCAACTTCACCAAAAAGGGTTCTCAGATCTTCAAAGTCTCCAAGTAAACCATCTCCTCCtccaagaaaaagaagattcttGCAGAATATATtagactctgactctgatgaagcacctccacctcctccaccagctAAGAAACAAAggaagaagatcaagcccacTAATATAACTGACCTGACTGTTGAGccacctcagtcagaggatcccaTACAGGCCttgatcccattctctgatcaacctTCAAGTGCAGAGCCAGTCCTGATTGAACCTATCTCTGCAGTTCCACTTGATACAATGGCAGCTGACATTCAAATGTCAGAATCAATATCTGCATGTAATGATCAACCAGCAGTGGCCAAATCAGATGAAGTGTTAAagttgaatcaggaatctctgattcaacatgaaGACATCAATGCAGCGGATACCCATGTGTCAGATAAAACTCCTGATATTCCAAGccaatcagaagatgcacaTATAGAGGTTGTACTGCAAATGATTCAAGACTCTCTGATTCAAACTGAGGCtaatgttgcagctcctgttcaggagGTTCCTATAGCTGCAACGTCTGATGCAGCTACAGAAGCTCTGGCATCTCATACTCTGAGTATATTTGTaaatgaggatgatgatgatgatgatgcaacagAGGTCACCTCTGTTCCAATTCAAGCTTCTGCTTCTCCAATCTCTGATCCAGTCAGAGAATTAACTCCAGTCAAAATTGATTCTCCAGTACAGGCACTATCACCAGTCAGAGACTCTACTCCTACTCCAGTTCTTGCATCTCCAATCCAACATCCCATTTCTGCACAGAGAAAAGTCTGTCCAATGTCATATTTCAAGAGGATGTTCAGAGCTCCACCTCCATCTGTGGAAGACAGACTGGCCTCCATTGAGGCCACCCAAACATCAATGCAGCATACTCTGGCTGATTTTAGCTCCTCTatagctcagctggttcaagttcttacctctgctgatgtcaaaaagggggagaagatatctaaagacaaatgcaaatctgaccagcaaatgacaaaaaaaaaagccaGATGGAGATGA